The following coding sequences lie in one Mucilaginibacter sp. KACC 22773 genomic window:
- a CDS encoding GNAT family N-acetyltransferase: protein MLIRLATFNDIPFIMQLIAGVIPGMIASGNLQWDNAYPNTGVFTDDIAQGCLWVAEIDSLIAGVAAITTNQEPEYAQAGWDITETAIVTHRLAVLPRYRDRGIAAALLQQAELEAISRGIKTLRIDTNMHNQATQKLFPKLGYIFAGEINLGFRPGLTFYCYEKRLD from the coding sequence ATGCTTATCAGGCTCGCTACCTTTAATGACATTCCTTTTATAATGCAGCTTATTGCCGGCGTTATCCCGGGCATGATTGCTTCGGGCAACCTTCAGTGGGACAATGCCTACCCCAATACCGGCGTTTTCACCGATGATATAGCACAGGGATGCCTTTGGGTGGCCGAAATAGATAGCCTTATTGCCGGCGTTGCCGCCATAACCACCAACCAGGAGCCCGAATACGCTCAGGCAGGCTGGGATATTACCGAAACTGCAATTGTTACCCACAGGCTTGCAGTACTCCCCCGGTATCGTGACCGGGGTATAGCCGCCGCTTTATTACAACAGGCCGAACTGGAAGCGATTAGCCGCGGTATAAAAACACTACGAATTGATACCAACATGCATAACCAGGCTACACAAAAGCTATTCCCTAAATTAGGATACATTTTTGCCGGAGAAATTAACCTGGGTTTCAGGCCGGGGCTAACATTTTATTGCTACGAAAAAAGGCTTGATTAA
- a CDS encoding S24 family peptidase, whose product MDDALKPNKIKTIRPETLEFIILYTQLKGKAFAGNAQLAEALGFNSPSSITEIVKSRQNIDPDKFRIFKEKYKEFISGEHKIINKEKNTENKAKEGIPMYEIIATASGVEVYNDINDSQPVGRMNFPGIEDCDFALPVWGHSMYPYLENGCWVALKIIHDKKILPGEVYYIEWGDYRMYKRLLAGDKPDEVIAHSDNTTEMVGNRLKYAPFPINVTDIKKLCLVKDIHKKHNH is encoded by the coding sequence ATGGATGATGCATTAAAACCAAACAAAATCAAAACCATTCGCCCGGAGACGCTGGAGTTTATTATATTATATACTCAATTGAAGGGGAAAGCATTTGCAGGCAACGCGCAACTTGCAGAAGCGTTAGGTTTTAACTCGCCCAGTTCCATCACCGAAATTGTAAAGAGCAGGCAAAATATCGACCCGGATAAATTCAGAATTTTTAAAGAAAAATACAAAGAGTTTATATCAGGCGAACATAAGATCATAAATAAAGAAAAAAATACAGAAAATAAAGCAAAGGAAGGCATTCCAATGTATGAAATTATTGCAACCGCCTCGGGTGTCGAGGTCTATAATGATATAAATGATTCCCAACCTGTTGGGCGTATGAACTTTCCGGGTATCGAGGATTGCGATTTTGCATTGCCCGTTTGGGGGCACTCCATGTACCCGTACCTGGAGAACGGATGTTGGGTAGCCTTAAAAATTATTCACGATAAGAAAATATTACCCGGAGAGGTATATTACATTGAATGGGGCGATTATCGCATGTATAAAAGGCTGCTGGCCGGCGATAAGCCGGATGAGGTGATAGCACACTCAGATAATACTACCGAGATGGTTGGCAACCGCCTGAAGTACGCCCCCTTCCCTATCAACGTTACCGATATCAAAAAGCTTTGCCTGGTAAAAGACATTCATAAAAAACATAATCATTAA
- a CDS encoding helix-turn-helix domain-containing protein → MSDEAIIKRLKVIVQEHGGQMGLATAIGVDQGFISKVVNKKQDISYYLIRKLCFQLKYSPEWLILGTGEKKINKPESAKLITEIQMMRTEVDILQARMRAYEMELKELRQQLQGNDRKAG, encoded by the coding sequence ATGTCTGACGAAGCAATCATAAAACGGCTAAAAGTAATTGTACAGGAGCATGGCGGCCAAATGGGCCTGGCCACTGCTATTGGTGTAGACCAGGGTTTTATCAGCAAGGTGGTAAACAAAAAACAGGACATCAGTTATTACCTTATTCGCAAACTTTGTTTTCAGCTTAAATACTCGCCCGAATGGCTCATCCTTGGCACAGGCGAAAAAAAAATCAATAAACCCGAGTCGGCCAAGCTAATTACCGAAATACAAATGATGCGCACCGAAGTAGATATTCTTCAGGCCAGGATGCGCGCTTATGAAATGGAGCTAAAAGAATTGCGCCAACAGCTGCAGGGCAATGATAGAAAAGCGGGTTAA
- a CDS encoding AraC family transcriptional regulator — MKKENLYRPFEVDFKVLEHFPKVTRSNNFFELIYIVDGTGVQFINKNKFNYRKGNLFLLTPQDTHSFEINTVTKFFFLRFNEYYVQGNASKDKALIQRMEYILQNASHRPGCILKNKVDKPFIASLVENIIQEQTNQQIYCDTIITQIVNTIITIVARNIALKLPKNIKENTGETVLEILHYIQENIFDPKKLRAENLGRHFGISLSYLGRYFKKQTGDTLQQYISMYKIRLIEMRLLHSDMRINEIVNELNFADESHLNKIFKKYKGLSPTEYKKQFC, encoded by the coding sequence ATGAAAAAAGAAAATTTATATCGTCCGTTTGAAGTTGATTTTAAGGTATTGGAGCATTTCCCCAAGGTAACAAGGAGCAACAACTTTTTTGAGCTGATCTATATTGTAGACGGCACGGGCGTGCAATTCATCAATAAAAACAAGTTCAATTATCGTAAGGGTAATTTGTTTTTATTAACCCCACAGGATACACATTCTTTTGAAATAAATACGGTAACCAAATTCTTTTTCCTGCGGTTTAATGAATACTACGTGCAAGGTAATGCATCAAAAGATAAAGCGCTGATACAAAGGATGGAGTATATCCTTCAAAATGCAAGTCACCGGCCGGGCTGTATTTTAAAAAACAAAGTTGATAAGCCCTTTATAGCCAGTTTGGTTGAAAATATTATCCAGGAACAAACAAATCAACAAATTTATTGCGATACCATTATTACCCAGATAGTGAATACCATTATCACGATAGTTGCCCGCAATATAGCACTGAAACTTCCTAAAAACATTAAGGAAAACACCGGCGAAACGGTATTGGAGATTTTGCATTACATACAGGAAAACATATTCGACCCCAAAAAGCTGAGGGCCGAAAACCTGGGGCGGCACTTTGGCATCTCGTTAAGCTACCTGGGCCGTTATTTTAAGAAACAAACCGGCGATACGTTACAGCAGTACATTTCGATGTATAAAATAAGACTGATTGAAATGAGGTTGTTACACAGCGATATGCGTATAAACGAAATTGTTAACGAGCTCAATTTTGCCGATGAAAGCCATCTTAACAAAATATTCAAAAAATATAAAGGCCTGAGTCCCACCGAGTACAAAAAGCAATTTTGCTGA
- a CDS encoding lipocalin-like domain-containing protein: protein MKKITFMLLVVFAATNLHAQENKKPLTEELTGTWTLLSVDNIYPDGSRVHPYGDNPQGLLIFDAQGNYAIQIYKALRTQVASGDKNKSTPEENAAMVQGSNAHFGRYLVDEKSKTIVFNIAHASFPNWEGTVQKRSYTYTGSQIKYVVTHTTQGGQAVIAEVAWRRL from the coding sequence ATGAAAAAAATAACATTTATGCTGCTGGTTGTTTTTGCAGCAACTAACTTGCATGCCCAGGAAAATAAGAAGCCGTTAACCGAAGAGTTAACAGGTACCTGGACGCTTTTATCTGTTGATAACATTTACCCGGATGGCAGCAGGGTACATCCTTATGGCGATAACCCGCAGGGGCTGCTGATATTTGATGCTCAGGGAAACTACGCCATCCAGATTTATAAAGCATTACGGACGCAGGTTGCATCGGGTGATAAAAATAAGAGTACACCCGAAGAAAATGCGGCAATGGTACAGGGTAGCAACGCGCATTTCGGCAGGTATTTGGTTGATGAAAAAAGCAAAACCATTGTTTTTAACATAGCCCATGCATCGTTCCCTAATTGGGAGGGTACTGTACAAAAGCGCTCATACACCTATACGGGCAGTCAAATTAAATATGTGGTAACGCACACTACCCAGGGCGGGCAGGCTGTTATTGCCGAGGTTGCCTGGCGCAGGTTGTAA
- a CDS encoding tetratricopeptide repeat protein → MKKVLFLLLLPITTFAQTAGTYIQNGNARANEKDYKAAVQNFTRAIELNDKSSDAYFYRANANGNLRDFKSAIADYAKTVELKPDFTTAYFYKANAESNIQDYQAAIDDFNKAIALGPKTAEMFLYRGNAKSNLKDYAGAIADFTIALQLSPDKAEIYEYRGLAKNNKGNYAAAIDDYDIAIKLNPKKSAVYGYRAGAKASIGDQSGAVTDYTTAISMNPQNAEAYLYRANAKANLQDFKGAIEDYKMAASINPELKNVFLYLANAQSKMGDNKGALDYFNKSIEQHPRFGLLYLYRGIVESNTKNYTAAMDDFDKSILLGNKTAETYQSRSYAKLSAGDASGAKLDADTAIAIDPKNINGYISRSKAKLAMKDTTGVMADLALAITINGKSDEAYLVRGDTHRDLGDMTAAINDYTKAIQVNPNYTYAYLNRAIEKDKMNDKNGAVKDFEKLINIAPKKEEAYVRLGKVTDFYKYTTNGVQLFTAAIALNPANSNFYLHRGEAKATAGDIAGAMADYDTGLAKDPKNTAILLKRGLVKAGKEDYTGAMADFNTSLKIDSISDAAALPYQNRGYIETKQGNYKAAMKDLDKAVSIFSNEETFLFRGDLKLILKDYTGAADDYHNAVYINPAYVKALAHSGIAKSYLGDAQGVTDDFTAALKADPNNADTYADRAAAKVNLKDATGAVADCNQAIRLNLKHARAYLQRGLAEIALNDKADACADMNKAAEFGSKDAPAIIAKYCK, encoded by the coding sequence ATGAAAAAAGTCCTATTCCTCTTACTTTTACCTATTACTACATTTGCCCAAACGGCCGGCACCTATATTCAAAACGGAAACGCCAGGGCTAATGAAAAAGATTATAAGGCGGCTGTTCAGAATTTCACCCGTGCCATCGAATTAAACGATAAAAGCAGCGATGCCTATTTTTATCGCGCAAATGCAAACGGCAACCTCCGTGATTTTAAATCGGCCATTGCCGATTACGCCAAAACCGTTGAATTAAAGCCAGATTTTACAACCGCTTATTTTTATAAAGCTAATGCCGAAAGTAATATACAAGATTACCAGGCTGCCATCGACGATTTTAACAAGGCAATTGCATTAGGACCAAAAACGGCCGAAATGTTCCTCTATCGCGGCAACGCAAAATCCAATCTGAAGGACTATGCCGGCGCCATTGCCGATTTTACAATAGCGTTACAGCTATCGCCCGATAAGGCCGAAATTTACGAATACCGCGGCCTTGCTAAAAACAACAAAGGAAACTATGCTGCTGCCATTGACGATTATGATATCGCTATTAAATTAAATCCTAAAAAAAGCGCCGTTTATGGGTACCGGGCCGGCGCAAAAGCCAGCATAGGCGATCAAAGCGGGGCCGTGACCGATTATACAACGGCCATCAGCATGAACCCTCAAAACGCCGAGGCCTACTTATATCGCGCAAACGCCAAAGCCAATTTGCAGGATTTTAAAGGGGCTATTGAAGATTATAAAATGGCCGCATCTATAAACCCCGAGCTCAAAAACGTTTTTCTTTACCTGGCCAACGCCCAAAGCAAAATGGGCGACAACAAAGGTGCGCTTGATTATTTTAATAAATCAATTGAACAACACCCCCGGTTTGGGCTACTATACCTTTACCGCGGTATTGTTGAAAGCAACACGAAAAATTATACCGCTGCTATGGATGACTTTGACAAATCGATTTTGCTGGGTAACAAGACTGCCGAAACCTACCAAAGCCGCTCATACGCAAAGCTATCTGCAGGCGATGCTTCGGGAGCTAAGCTGGATGCCGATACCGCGATAGCTATTGACCCTAAAAATATTAATGGCTACATAAGCCGCAGCAAAGCAAAACTGGCCATGAAGGATACAACCGGCGTAATGGCCGACCTGGCCCTGGCAATAACAATTAACGGCAAAAGCGACGAAGCCTACCTGGTGCGCGGCGATACCCACCGCGATCTTGGCGATATGACAGCCGCCATAAATGATTATACAAAAGCCATACAGGTAAACCCCAATTACACCTACGCCTATTTAAACCGCGCTATTGAAAAGGATAAAATGAATGATAAAAATGGCGCGGTAAAGGATTTCGAAAAACTAATAAACATAGCGCCTAAAAAAGAAGAGGCTTACGTACGCCTGGGCAAGGTGACCGATTTTTATAAATATACAACTAACGGCGTACAACTATTTACAGCAGCCATTGCCTTAAACCCGGCCAACTCAAATTTTTACCTGCACCGTGGCGAGGCCAAAGCAACTGCCGGCGATATTGCCGGCGCCATGGCCGATTATGATACCGGCCTGGCCAAAGATCCAAAAAACACAGCCATATTGCTTAAACGCGGGTTGGTTAAGGCCGGCAAGGAGGATTATACGGGCGCCATGGCCGATTTTAATACATCGTTAAAAATCGATTCTATATCTGATGCTGCCGCGTTACCTTATCAAAACAGGGGTTATATAGAAACCAAGCAGGGCAACTATAAAGCCGCGATGAAAGATCTTGATAAGGCAGTTTCTATATTTTCAAACGAGGAAACATTTTTATTCAGGGGCGATTTAAAACTCATTTTAAAAGATTATACCGGCGCCGCTGATGATTATCATAACGCGGTTTATATTAACCCCGCCTATGTAAAGGCACTGGCCCATAGCGGTATTGCCAAAAGTTACCTGGGCGATGCACAAGGCGTTACCGACGATTTTACAGCAGCCTTAAAAGCCGACCCAAACAACGCAGATACCTATGCCGACCGTGCCGCGGCCAAAGTAAATTTAAAAGATGCCACCGGTGCCGTTGCTGATTGTAACCAGGCCATAAGGCTTAACCTTAAACACGCCCGCGCCTACCTGCAACGTGGCCTGGCCGAAATAGCCCTTAACGACAAGGCTGATGCCTGCGCCGACATGAACAAAGCCGCCGAATTTGGCTCGAAAGACGCGCCTGCCATTATAGCTAAATATTGCAAATAG
- a CDS encoding YnfA family protein, whose translation MNILRSLVVFVLAGLCEIGGGYLIWQWLKQDKPLWYGILGGIILAGYGIVATWQSAGFGRVYAAYGGIFILMALIWAWRVDGFKPDKYDIIGAMIALAGACIIIFTPRAK comes from the coding sequence ATGAACATCCTGCGTTCCCTTGTAGTTTTCGTACTTGCCGGTTTATGCGAAATTGGCGGCGGCTATCTTATCTGGCAATGGTTAAAACAAGATAAACCACTTTGGTATGGTATTTTGGGCGGCATTATACTGGCGGGATACGGTATAGTGGCAACATGGCAATCGGCTGGCTTCGGCCGGGTTTATGCTGCCTATGGTGGTATTTTTATACTAATGGCGCTGATATGGGCCTGGCGGGTTGATGGGTTTAAGCCCGACAAGTATGACATAATTGGCGCCATGATAGCTTTGGCAGGCGCCTGTATTATAATTTTCACACCACGCGCTAAATAA
- a CDS encoding TetR/AcrR family transcriptional regulator — MRPRDENKELLIRQKAIEMIVEHGVDGFGVNKLAKAAGVSPATIYIYYKDKDDLIVQLGIEVAGKMMDYSFKDFSPEMDFAEGLQIQWRNRMAYFINFPLEMEFIEIMRYTQYYEEATKTITKNFGSVLGPFMQNAIKKKQLVSLPFEVYWSIAFAPLYQLIKFHFQGRTYVNSTFKLSDELMLQTLQLVLKALKP, encoded by the coding sequence ATGAGACCGCGCGATGAAAACAAGGAGTTATTGATACGCCAAAAAGCTATAGAAATGATAGTTGAACATGGTGTTGACGGTTTTGGTGTAAATAAACTTGCTAAGGCTGCGGGTGTGTCGCCGGCTACCATTTACATTTATTATAAAGATAAAGACGATTTAATAGTTCAATTGGGTATAGAAGTTGCCGGCAAAATGATGGATTACAGCTTTAAAGATTTTAGCCCGGAAATGGATTTTGCCGAAGGATTACAAATACAATGGCGCAACCGTATGGCATATTTTATAAACTTCCCCCTCGAGATGGAGTTTATCGAAATTATGCGTTATACCCAGTATTATGAAGAGGCAACTAAAACCATCACAAAAAACTTCGGATCGGTGTTGGGACCGTTTATGCAAAATGCTATCAAAAAGAAACAGCTTGTTTCGCTGCCGTTTGAGGTGTACTGGTCAATTGCTTTTGCACCTTTATATCAACTGATAAAATTCCATTTCCAGGGGCGTACCTATGTAAACAGCACTTTTAAACTCAGCGACGAGTTGATGTTGCAAACGCTTCAATTGGTTTTAAAAGCGCTTAAGCCCTAA
- a CDS encoding VOC family protein, translated as MKLNHINLPVTDVAASCAFFEQYFDFECTSKKGDNQIAILQGTDGFTLVLMANSFNRAGNSVFPDAFHIGFFVDSREKVTAIHNRLSQGGFEVGQAPASMRGGYGFYFNAPGNILTEVACNNI; from the coding sequence ATGAAACTTAACCATATCAACCTGCCTGTTACCGATGTTGCCGCCAGCTGCGCTTTTTTTGAGCAATATTTTGATTTTGAATGTACCAGCAAAAAGGGAGACAACCAGATTGCCATATTGCAGGGAACCGATGGGTTTACGCTGGTATTAATGGCCAATAGTTTTAACCGCGCCGGCAATTCCGTATTTCCGGATGCATTTCATATTGGTTTTTTTGTAGATAGCCGGGAAAAGGTGACAGCGATACATAACCGGCTTTCGCAAGGTGGTTTTGAAGTAGGGCAGGCCCCGGCCAGTATGCGCGGCGGCTATGGGTTTTATTTTAATGCCCCTGGCAATATACTTACCGAGGTGGCCTGTAATAATATTTAA
- a CDS encoding YciI family protein: MTPASDYKNPHHVMLFFEENQVNDTCMAERIIYYQRLKNAGKVLLSGNFWNQARNFVIVHVASDMELEQIIDNDPAVKQNILKLVRAMPF; the protein is encoded by the coding sequence ATGACACCAGCATCAGACTATAAGAACCCACACCATGTAATGTTGTTTTTTGAAGAAAACCAGGTTAATGATACCTGCATGGCCGAGCGCATTATTTATTATCAGCGCCTTAAAAACGCCGGGAAAGTTTTGCTCAGCGGCAACTTTTGGAACCAGGCGCGTAATTTTGTGATTGTACACGTAGCATCTGACATGGAATTGGAGCAAATTATTGATAATGACCCGGCGGTAAAGCAAAATATTTTAAAGCTGGTGCGGGCCATGCCTTTTTAA
- a CDS encoding ThuA domain-containing protein, translated as MTIRSMSKLAVQATVLCIFCLGFYAAHAQKNKPFKVIAFYTGRNDKAHISFMHEANKRFPEMGKKYNFTYDSTSNWSNMNAAFLAKYQVVLFLDTRPDDPAQRAAFEQYMKNGGCWMGFHFSAFALTPSDYPQNWNWYHNEFLGSGQYASNTWHPTPAILRVEDTKHPVTKGIPVTFKTQPNEWYRWEHDLRKNPDIDILLSVDSTSFPLGNGPKPHEIWHSGYYPVVWTNKKYRMVYFNMGHNDMDYDGGTDRTLSYTFDNDTQNQLLINSLLWLGRGK; from the coding sequence ATGACTATCCGCAGTATGTCGAAACTTGCTGTACAGGCAACTGTGCTTTGTATATTTTGCCTTGGTTTTTATGCGGCACACGCGCAAAAGAACAAGCCTTTTAAAGTAATAGCTTTTTATACCGGCCGTAACGATAAGGCACACATCAGTTTTATGCACGAGGCCAATAAACGTTTCCCCGAAATGGGTAAAAAATACAATTTTACCTACGATTCTACCAGCAATTGGAGCAATATGAATGCTGCTTTCCTGGCAAAATACCAGGTAGTACTGTTTTTAGATACCCGGCCGGATGATCCTGCGCAACGTGCCGCGTTTGAACAATATATGAAAAACGGCGGCTGCTGGATGGGGTTTCATTTCTCGGCCTTTGCGCTTACACCATCAGATTATCCTCAAAACTGGAACTGGTATCACAACGAGTTCCTGGGATCTGGGCAGTATGCAAGCAATACATGGCACCCTACACCCGCTATTTTAAGGGTTGAGGATACCAAACACCCGGTAACCAAAGGCATACCGGTAACTTTTAAAACACAACCCAACGAGTGGTATCGCTGGGAGCATGATTTGCGTAAAAATCCGGATATCGATATTTTATTATCCGTGGATTCAACCAGTTTCCCGCTGGGTAATGGTCCTAAACCACATGAGATTTGGCACAGCGGCTATTATCCTGTTGTATGGACAAACAAAAAATACCGCATGGTTTACTTCAATATGGGCCATAATGATATGGACTATGACGGGGGCACCGACCGTACCTTATCTTACACCTTTGATAACGATACACAAAACCAGTTGCTTATTAATAGTTTGTTGTGGCTGGGCCGAGGGAAGTAG
- a CDS encoding alpha/beta hydrolase — MKKLKLLHRHILALENKEDVNLTDMLWQLICYSPKMSPRLQQQQLLDEAQKFTLPVDDPHFAKLVLNFNGFIWGNGSKKVLITHGWGSKAIDFDEVIAGLKAIDDIQIIVFDAPGNGSSEGELSNLILFAKAAEAIISRYGAPDVMIGHSLGAMANVIAINETNIKPALQISIAPLIKLKENFKATMNAAEVPVSAQEKFFESFRELFELDASYFDINNKHITGALKHWLAFDKEDKVSPYDYLQEFLTFNPDIVTHEYFGLGHERIIKDAGVVADIVELVTGIKNR; from the coding sequence ATGAAAAAACTAAAACTATTGCACCGCCACATCCTCGCTTTAGAAAATAAAGAAGATGTTAATTTAACCGATATGCTTTGGCAACTCATCTGCTATTCGCCCAAAATGTCGCCAAGGTTACAGCAACAGCAATTGTTAGATGAAGCCCAAAAGTTTACATTGCCGGTTGATGATCCGCATTTTGCAAAATTGGTATTAAACTTTAATGGTTTTATTTGGGGCAACGGTAGTAAAAAGGTTTTGATAACCCATGGCTGGGGTTCAAAGGCCATTGATTTTGATGAGGTGATAGCCGGGTTAAAAGCAATTGACGATATCCAGATCATCGTCTTTGATGCGCCGGGCAATGGCAGTTCGGAAGGAGAACTATCCAACCTGATATTATTTGCAAAAGCTGCCGAGGCTATTATTAGCCGATATGGCGCACCGGATGTTATGATAGGCCATTCGTTGGGCGCTATGGCCAATGTTATAGCCATAAACGAAACTAATATTAAACCAGCCCTGCAGATCAGCATTGCCCCGTTAATTAAACTAAAAGAAAACTTTAAAGCCACCATGAATGCCGCCGAAGTACCGGTATCGGCACAGGAAAAGTTTTTTGAAAGTTTTAGGGAACTTTTTGAACTGGATGCTTCTTACTTTGATATCAACAATAAGCACATAACCGGGGCGCTAAAGCATTGGCTGGCTTTTGATAAGGAAGATAAAGTATCGCCATATGATTATCTGCAGGAGTTTTTGACCTTTAACCCGGATATTGTTACGCACGAATATTTTGGACTTGGGCACGAAAGGATTATTAAAGATGCCGGGGTTGTGGCGGATATTGTTGAATTGGTGACAGGTATTAAAAATAGGTGA
- a CDS encoding FGGY-family carbohydrate kinase — protein MAQIPVIAIFDVGKTNKKLFLFDENYKIVFERTARFTETHDEDGDPCENLDSLRLSVFDSLREIFKHKEFDLKAVNFSTYGASFVYVDEDGMPLTPLYNYLKPYPPELGRQFYQTYGDEARFARETASPVLGNLNSGLQVYRLKYQQPEVFKKLKYALHLPQYMSYLLSGQMVTDLTSIGCHTALWDFAANDYHKWVKDEAILPKMAPLKPADSVLPSVFPGTTFCVGVGLHDSSAALIPYLVSFNMPFVLISTGTWSISLNPFNQTPLTADELKNDCLNYLQYKGSPVKASRLFTGYEYEQQVKRIADHFSRDVIIYRTINYDAAIAAKLNLRNNALTNSKQDGELQKSVFQQRNLNDFADDIEAYHQLMIDIVNQQSISTNYVLQGCKVQRIFVDGGFSKNSVFMHLLALAYPQLEVYAASMAQATAVGTALAIHSCWNSKTLPHDLIELKYYSGVQNEVA, from the coding sequence ATGGCGCAAATACCTGTCATAGCTATTTTTGATGTGGGTAAAACCAACAAAAAGCTGTTCCTGTTCGACGAGAACTACAAGATAGTTTTTGAACGAACAGCCCGCTTCACGGAAACCCACGACGAAGATGGCGACCCATGCGAAAACCTCGATAGTCTGCGCCTATCAGTATTTGACTCGCTGCGCGAGATTTTTAAGCATAAAGAGTTTGACCTGAAGGCAGTGAACTTTTCAACCTACGGCGCCAGCTTTGTTTATGTAGATGAAGACGGCATGCCCTTAACCCCATTGTATAATTATCTTAAACCATATCCGCCGGAATTAGGCAGGCAGTTTTACCAAACCTATGGCGATGAAGCCCGGTTTGCACGTGAAACCGCCTCGCCGGTTTTGGGTAACCTCAATTCGGGTTTGCAGGTGTACAGGCTTAAATACCAGCAGCCGGAGGTTTTTAAAAAGCTCAAATACGCCCTGCACCTGCCCCAATATATGAGCTACCTGTTAAGCGGCCAAATGGTTACCGATTTAACCAGCATAGGCTGTCATACTGCCCTTTGGGATTTTGCTGCAAATGACTACCACAAATGGGTAAAAGATGAGGCCATACTGCCTAAAATGGCCCCGCTAAAACCGGCAGATAGTGTGCTGCCATCGGTATTTCCGGGTACTACTTTTTGTGTGGGTGTTGGCCTGCATGATAGCTCGGCAGCGCTTATCCCCTACCTGGTAAGTTTTAACATGCCCTTTGTGCTCATATCAACCGGCACGTGGTCTATTAGTTTAAATCCATTTAACCAGACACCCCTTACTGCTGATGAACTAAAAAACGATTGCCTTAACTACCTGCAATACAAAGGCAGCCCGGTAAAAGCATCGCGCCTGTTTACAGGGTACGAATACGAACAACAGGTAAAACGAATAGCAGACCACTTTAGCCGTGATGTTATTATTTACCGTACCATTAATTACGATGCAGCGATTGCAGCAAAGCTAAACCTGCGTAACAATGCCTTAACGAACAGCAAGCAAGATGGAGAACTGCAAAAGTCGGTTTTTCAACAGCGGAATCTAAATGATTTTGCCGATGATATTGAAGCATATCACCAACTGATGATAGATATTGTTAATCAGCAAAGCATATCAACTAACTACGTACTGCAAGGCTGTAAAGTGCAAAGGATTTTTGTAGATGGCGGTTTTAGTAAAAACAGCGTATTCATGCACCTGCTGGCGCTGGCCTACCCCCAACTGGAGGTTTACGCCGCGTCAATGGCCCAGGCTACGGCTGTTGGCACGGCTTTGGCTATCCATTCATGCTGGAATAGTAAAACGCTGCCGCATGATTTGATTGAATTAAAATATTATTCGGGGGTACAAAATGAAGTTGCTTAA